A single region of the Salvelinus sp. IW2-2015 linkage group LG20, ASM291031v2, whole genome shotgun sequence genome encodes:
- the LOC111981394 gene encoding BEN domain-containing protein 6 — MAEGLGGLQSRSKADLVAMVLSMQREMDNLREQIRCLTACGKLARNLEALIERTEVWSSSTDRRTTSPSMPEILVRSGAMTTSALLASPGVLNGCWAAKLEPLHPHQNGQPLGSHEGGSQINGPPLYQEFITAELLDRCNTGTTAQKLTNDLLRGLYERDCLASHSISGIVNNKRGQPKPALPADEIQAILRAVQHYFPGKTDSEIKGYIRQKLQNEAKRLRKKPHLAVKVEPEARAEGAETTFYT; from the exons ATGGCAGAG GGTCTTGGAGGCCTACAGTCACGTTCAAAGGCTGACCTGGTTGCCATGGTGCTGAGCATGCAGCGAGAGATGGACAACCTGAGGGAGCAAATCAGATGCCTCACAG CGTGTGGAAAGTTGGCACGTAACCTGGAGGCCCTGATCGAGAGGACGGAGGTGTGGTCGAGCAGCACGGACCGGAGAACTACATCTCCCAGCATGCCTGAGATCCTGGTGAGGAGTGGTGCCATGACAACGTCGGCCCTGCTGGCCTCTCCAGGGGTGCTGAACGGGTGCTGGGCGGCCAAACTAgagcccctccacccccaccagaATGGACAACCTCTGGGGTCTCATGAGGGGGGTTCCCAGATCAATGGACCACCTCTCTACCAGGAG TTCATCACTGCGGAGCTGCTTGACCGCTGTAACACGGGGACCACTGCCCAGAAGCTGACCAAYGACCTGCTCCGGGGCCTCTATGAGAGGGACTGCCTGGCCTCTCACTCCATCTCCGGCATCGTCAACAACAAGAGGGGCCAACCCAAGCCTGCCCTGCCTGCAGACGAGATCCAGGCAATACTGA GGGCGGTGCAGCACTACTTCCCAGGGAAGACGGACTCGGAGATCAAGGGCTACATCCGCCAGAAGCTGCAGAACGAAGCCAAGCGGCTCCGCAAGAAGCCTCATCTGGCCGTGAAGGTGGAGCCGGAGGCCAGGGCTGAGGGAGCGGAGACTACTTTCTACACCTAA